The following coding sequences are from one Streptomyces sp. NBC_00536 window:
- a CDS encoding MMPL family transporter, whose protein sequence is MIRALTGFSTRNPWKVIAVWTVLGLALTFLNQALVYRVTGAQPGDFLPATYDSAAALKVAEERFGVKPDANTVTVLVGRSDGAPLTAADERRIGAGAQKLGQRRVVMPPPKDDAPSFLLIDHSQTPKVAPATLAPDRSFQLLSVQLTGNAMDPGLLDVFRAFRADARAEFADAGLRTGFTGGIASTTDTTDAGATRTKVVGALTTALILLLNVLVFRSVLAALLPLLAITFIGGAAGGAVTGTALLTGIKLDGSTPSLIGVVLLGIGIDYFLFLLFRYREQLRKQPERDARAVAAEVSGRVGTAITSAALTIVAAFATLAIASFGQFRVLGPAIAVSVLVMLFGSLTLMPAMLAMAGRRMFWPSRALKRAPREGAAGRLGELVARRPVALVLASVALLGALATGLAGIAMDYGQGGGGERTAASATADEIGRALPADAWEPTTVYVTARDGGALTTGRLDGLSRALGAVDGVGRVGPVTLNGDHRAARIDLYLRVDPQTERARALVAGPVRGAVAAHSPEGTVAHVGGTAAVFVDVATAVDRDLRIVFPVAAALIALILVVLLRSLLAPVILMVSVGLGFAATLGASALVFQHLLDRPGVAFTLPLVLFLFVVALGTDYNILISDRIREEMELPGPARAAVARAVRSTAPAVVTAGLVLAGSFGSLAVAPDPGSRQVGFATALGIVLSASVLSLVLVPALAALLGRGTWWPVRPGRRARPRTEAGRDPWTGPRTGPSADPLNGPRTGPEPHRVPAS, encoded by the coding sequence GTGATCCGCGCCCTGACCGGCTTCTCCACCAGGAACCCATGGAAGGTGATCGCCGTGTGGACGGTGCTGGGCCTGGCCCTGACCTTCCTCAACCAGGCGCTCGTCTACCGGGTCACCGGAGCCCAGCCGGGGGACTTCCTGCCCGCCACCTACGATTCGGCCGCCGCGCTGAAGGTCGCCGAGGAGCGGTTCGGGGTGAAACCGGACGCGAACACGGTGACCGTTCTGGTCGGCCGGTCCGACGGAGCGCCGCTGACCGCCGCGGACGAGCGGCGCATCGGCGCCGGGGCGCAGAAGCTGGGGCAGCGCCGGGTGGTCATGCCGCCGCCCAAGGACGACGCTCCGTCCTTCCTCCTCATCGACCACTCGCAGACCCCGAAGGTGGCTCCGGCCACCCTCGCCCCGGACCGGAGCTTCCAGCTGCTCTCCGTCCAGCTGACCGGCAATGCCATGGACCCCGGTCTGCTGGACGTCTTCCGCGCCTTCCGCGCGGACGCCCGGGCCGAATTCGCCGACGCGGGCCTGCGCACCGGGTTCACCGGAGGAATCGCGTCCACCACCGACACCACCGACGCCGGGGCGACCAGGACCAAGGTGGTGGGCGCCCTCACCACGGCGCTGATCCTGCTGCTCAACGTGCTCGTCTTCCGCAGCGTCCTGGCGGCCCTGCTGCCGCTGCTCGCGATCACCTTCATCGGCGGCGCGGCGGGCGGCGCGGTGACGGGCACCGCGCTGCTCACCGGCATCAAGCTCGACGGGTCCACCCCGAGCCTGATCGGGGTGGTGCTGCTGGGCATCGGGATCGACTACTTCCTGTTCCTGCTCTTCCGCTACCGCGAGCAGCTGCGGAAGCAGCCGGAGCGCGACGCCCGGGCCGTGGCCGCCGAGGTGTCGGGCCGGGTGGGTACGGCGATCACCTCGGCAGCGCTGACCATCGTCGCCGCCTTCGCCACGCTCGCCATCGCCTCCTTCGGGCAGTTCCGGGTGCTCGGCCCCGCCATCGCCGTGTCCGTCCTGGTGATGCTCTTCGGCAGCCTGACGCTGATGCCGGCCATGCTGGCGATGGCGGGGCGCCGGATGTTCTGGCCCTCGCGGGCCCTGAAGCGCGCGCCGCGCGAGGGTGCGGCGGGGCGGCTCGGTGAGCTGGTGGCACGGCGTCCCGTGGCCCTGGTCCTCGCCTCCGTGGCGCTGCTGGGCGCGCTGGCCACCGGGCTGGCCGGGATCGCCATGGACTACGGCCAGGGCGGCGGGGGCGAGCGGACCGCGGCCTCCGCGACCGCGGACGAGATCGGCCGCGCGCTTCCGGCGGACGCGTGGGAGCCGACGACGGTGTACGTGACGGCGCGGGACGGCGGCGCCCTCACCACCGGGCGGCTCGACGGGCTGTCCCGGGCGCTCGGCGCGGTGGACGGCGTCGGCCGGGTCGGGCCCGTCACCTTGAACGGGGACCACCGGGCCGCCCGCATCGACCTGTACCTGCGCGTCGATCCGCAGACGGAGCGGGCCCGCGCGCTGGTCGCCGGGCCGGTGCGCGGCGCGGTCGCCGCGCACTCCCCCGAGGGGACCGTGGCCCATGTGGGCGGTACCGCCGCGGTGTTCGTGGACGTGGCCACCGCCGTCGACCGGGACCTGCGGATCGTGTTCCCGGTCGCGGCGGCGCTGATCGCCCTGATCCTGGTCGTCCTGCTGCGCAGTCTGCTCGCGCCGGTGATCCTGATGGTCTCGGTCGGGCTCGGTTTCGCGGCCACGCTGGGTGCTTCCGCGCTGGTCTTCCAGCACCTGCTGGACCGTCCCGGCGTCGCCTTCACCCTCCCGCTGGTGCTGTTCCTGTTCGTCGTGGCGCTCGGCACCGACTACAACATCCTGATCAGTGACCGGATCCGGGAGGAGATGGAGCTGCCTGGTCCGGCCCGGGCGGCCGTGGCGCGCGCCGTGCGCAGCACCGCGCCCGCCGTCGTCACGGCGGGCCTGGTGCTGGCGGGGTCCTTCGGCAGCCTCGCCGTCGCCCCGGATCCCGGGTCCCGGCAGGTCGGTTTCGCGACCGCGCTCGGCATCGTGCTCTCGGCCTCGGTCCTCTCGCTGGTGCTCGTGCCCGCGCTGGCCGCGCTGCTCGGCCGGGGCACCTGGTGGCCCGTACGCCCCGGGCGCCGCGCGCGGCCCCGTACGGAGGCCGGGCGCGACCCGTGGACCGGCCCGCGGACCGGCCCGTCGGCGGACCCGCTGAACGGCCCGCGGACCGGCCCGGAGCCGCACCGCGTTCCGGCCTCCTGA
- a CDS encoding HGxxPAAW family protein, producing MSAHGDVDMGHTVAGWTGTVVAVLGSTVTGGALCLGWTPGLWLGLALLVLSVLATWVLHLAGWGKPSGPRPHSQRDWRVRDTAAHAGHAQCVGCRVAARGVPGPAAAPALP from the coding sequence ATGAGCGCGCACGGAGACGTCGACATGGGCCACACCGTGGCCGGCTGGACCGGAACCGTCGTGGCCGTCCTCGGCTCCACCGTCACGGGCGGCGCGCTCTGCCTCGGCTGGACCCCGGGCCTCTGGCTCGGCCTCGCCCTGCTCGTCCTGTCGGTCCTCGCCACCTGGGTCCTGCACCTCGCCGGATGGGGCAAACCGAGCGGGCCCCGCCCGCACTCCCAGCGCGACTGGCGGGTGCGCGACACCGCCGCGCACGCCGGGCACGCGCAGTGCGTCGGCTGCCGCGTCGCCGCCCGCGGGGTGCCCGGCCCGGCGGCCGCGCCCGCCCTGCCCTAG
- a CDS encoding MarR family transcriptional regulator: protein MDGKPRPPASAGEAIQRMDAYVSLGLVGQQEVAQLLGLNVTDLTCLGHILGAGENPLGAGDLAERANLTTGAVTGVLNRLERAGYARRQPDPSDRRRVRVVADPTAAARVVSVYEPFYARLAALFADYSPDEIAVIADWFGRATEEARAHLEHVRSTSGRFAAP, encoded by the coding sequence GTGGACGGCAAGCCCCGCCCCCCCGCCTCGGCCGGGGAGGCGATCCAGCGCATGGACGCCTACGTCAGCCTCGGCCTGGTCGGCCAGCAGGAGGTGGCCCAGCTGCTGGGGCTGAACGTCACGGACCTGACCTGCCTCGGCCACATCCTGGGCGCCGGGGAGAACCCGCTCGGCGCGGGCGATCTGGCCGAGAGGGCCAACCTGACGACCGGGGCCGTCACCGGGGTGCTCAACCGGCTGGAGCGCGCCGGGTACGCCCGCCGGCAGCCGGACCCGTCGGACCGGCGCCGGGTGCGGGTGGTCGCCGATCCGACGGCCGCCGCGCGGGTGGTCTCGGTGTACGAGCCGTTCTACGCCCGGCTCGCCGCCCTCTTCGCCGACTACTCCCCCGACGAGATCGCCGTCATCGCCGACTGGTTCGGGCGCGCCACCGAGGAGGCCCGGGCCCACCTGGAGCACGTACGCTCCACCAGCGGCCGGTTCGCGGCGCCGTAG
- a CDS encoding DEAD/DEAH box helicase, giving the protein MPQTIAPALPAVEAFSELGLPEELMATMAELEVREPFPIQAATLPNALAGRDILGRGRTGSGKTLAFGLAMIVRTAGRRAEPKRPLALVLVPTRELAQQVTEALTPYAHAMKLRIATVVGGLSIGRQVGALKTGAEIVVATPGRLSDLVGRRDCHLERVKITVLDEADQMTDMGFMPQVTEILDQVHHDGQKMLFSATLDRNVDQLVRTYLKDPVVHSVDASVGTVTTMEHHVLHIHAADKYETATEIAARDGRVLMFLDTKHAVDQFTRHLRANGVRAEGLHSGKSQPQRTRTLAQFKTGAVTVLVATNVAARGLHVDDLDLVVNVDPPADHKDYLHRGGRTARAGESGRVVTLVTPNQRRDMTRLLADAKIRPTITQVRSGDSLLSKITGAKKPSGIPLAGAAPAEGGKDGKGGKGNSTLAFRGIGTRPGRPGGKAKESRKTTEARQAAEARAAARVRRGV; this is encoded by the coding sequence ATGCCGCAGACGATCGCCCCGGCACTGCCCGCGGTGGAGGCGTTCTCCGAGCTGGGGCTGCCGGAGGAGCTGATGGCGACGATGGCGGAGCTGGAGGTGCGCGAGCCGTTCCCGATCCAGGCCGCCACCCTGCCGAACGCCCTCGCCGGGCGGGACATCCTCGGCCGCGGCCGGACCGGCTCCGGCAAGACCCTCGCCTTCGGGCTCGCGATGATCGTCCGTACGGCCGGACGCCGGGCGGAGCCGAAGCGCCCGCTCGCGCTGGTCCTCGTACCGACCCGCGAACTCGCCCAGCAGGTGACCGAGGCGCTGACCCCGTACGCGCACGCCATGAAGCTGCGGATCGCCACGGTGGTCGGCGGACTCTCCATCGGCCGCCAGGTGGGCGCCCTCAAGACCGGCGCCGAGATCGTCGTGGCCACCCCGGGGCGGCTCAGCGACCTGGTCGGGCGGCGCGACTGCCACCTGGAACGCGTCAAGATCACGGTGCTCGACGAGGCCGACCAGATGACCGACATGGGCTTCATGCCGCAGGTCACCGAGATCCTCGACCAGGTGCACCACGACGGCCAGAAGATGCTCTTCTCGGCCACCCTCGACCGCAATGTCGACCAATTGGTCCGTACGTACCTCAAGGACCCGGTCGTCCACTCGGTGGACGCCTCGGTCGGCACGGTGACGACGATGGAGCACCACGTGCTCCACATCCACGCCGCCGACAAGTACGAGACCGCCACCGAGATCGCGGCCCGTGACGGGCGGGTGCTGATGTTCCTCGACACCAAGCACGCCGTGGACCAGTTCACCCGGCACCTGCGGGCCAACGGCGTACGGGCCGAAGGCCTGCACAGCGGCAAGTCGCAGCCGCAGCGCACCCGCACGCTCGCCCAGTTCAAGACCGGCGCGGTGACCGTACTGGTCGCCACCAACGTCGCGGCGCGCGGACTGCACGTCGACGACCTCGACCTCGTCGTGAACGTCGACCCGCCCGCCGACCACAAGGACTACCTGCACCGCGGCGGCCGTACGGCGCGCGCGGGCGAGTCCGGCCGGGTCGTCACCCTCGTCACGCCGAACCAGCGCCGCGACATGACCCGTCTGCTGGCCGACGCGAAGATCCGCCCCACCATCACCCAGGTGCGGTCCGGCGACTCCCTGCTGAGCAAGATCACCGGGGCGAAGAAGCCGTCCGGGATCCCGCTGGCCGGCGCCGCGCCCGCCGAGGGCGGCAAGGACGGGAAGGGCGGCAAGGGCAACAGCACCCTCGCCTTCCGCGGCATCGGCACCCGGCCGGGACGGCCGGGCGGCAAGGCCAAGGAATCCCGCAAGACCACCGAGGCCCGGCAGGCCGCCGAAGCGCGGGCGGCCGCGCGGGTGCGCCGCGGGGTCTGA
- a CDS encoding class I SAM-dependent methyltransferase produces the protein MSQAARLPLTDPEVLSAAPVPTGFNDVKGWFWNVDQLLFDWFLEHQNADAEHRGDLLELGAYMGKSAIFMGRYLRDGEEFTVCDLFDSPAEDESNLAETRSSYASLTRQAFEANYLAFHEELPTVIQAPTSVVGDRVRAASCRFIHVDASHLYEHVHGDIEASRLLAAPGAVVVFDDYRSEHCPGVAAAVWGAVTSAELRVICVSGTKLYATWGDPAPLQKALREWLEAREDLWHGIDQVAGAPLVRIGGQKAIAPPEPRPLRAPEVPVLSAVPAQQKPVPRARRVRRLAKDLLPPIVTRAIVAGRRR, from the coding sequence ATGTCGCAAGCTGCGCGTCTCCCTCTCACCGACCCCGAAGTGCTGTCCGCAGCACCGGTTCCCACGGGGTTCAATGACGTGAAGGGATGGTTCTGGAACGTCGATCAGCTGCTGTTCGACTGGTTCCTGGAGCACCAGAACGCCGATGCCGAACACCGCGGCGATCTCCTGGAACTCGGCGCGTACATGGGCAAGAGCGCGATATTCATGGGTCGTTACCTGCGGGACGGCGAGGAGTTCACGGTCTGTGACCTCTTCGACTCGCCCGCCGAGGACGAGTCCAACCTCGCGGAGACGCGGTCCTCTTACGCGTCGCTGACCCGTCAGGCCTTCGAGGCGAACTACCTCGCCTTCCACGAGGAGCTGCCGACCGTCATACAGGCCCCGACCTCCGTGGTCGGCGACCGGGTCCGCGCCGCCAGCTGCCGTTTCATCCACGTGGACGCATCCCACCTCTACGAGCACGTGCACGGGGACATCGAGGCCTCCCGCCTGCTCGCGGCGCCCGGCGCGGTGGTGGTGTTCGACGACTACCGTTCCGAGCACTGCCCGGGTGTCGCCGCCGCCGTGTGGGGCGCGGTCACCTCCGCCGAGCTGCGCGTGATCTGCGTGTCCGGTACGAAGCTCTACGCGACCTGGGGCGACCCCGCGCCGCTGCAGAAGGCGCTGCGCGAGTGGCTGGAGGCCCGCGAGGACCTCTGGCACGGGATCGACCAGGTCGCGGGCGCCCCGCTGGTGCGGATAGGGGGCCAGAAGGCCATCGCGCCGCCGGAGCCGCGGCCGCTGCGGGCCCCCGAGGTCCCCGTCCTCTCGGCGGTCCCGGCCCAGCAGAAGCCCGTACCGCGTGCGCGGCGGGTGCGCCGCCTCGCGAAGGACCTGCTGCCGCCGATCGTGACGCGGGCGATAGTGGCCGGCCGCCGCCGCTGA
- a CDS encoding GNAT family N-acetyltransferase gives MGRTLGEILDAAARGQFPPPDGGTTVVAQENHRDAGVIAFTAHSVVFTDEDPAWVRSTLAGIECDGLAATMNPRFLAALMDRTGRRHDTIDLMTVAGPLPGEPPVALRELADRDHPRVVRARARRDDVRVWAADGGVVVLGRGIAGRWETAIEVDEHVRHRGLGRALATAARHLVPDGAPVWSQQAAGNARSIRAFQAAGFRPVGSEALLIAR, from the coding sequence ATGGGCCGGACACTGGGGGAGATACTCGACGCGGCGGCCCGGGGGCAGTTCCCGCCGCCCGACGGCGGGACGACCGTGGTCGCGCAGGAGAACCACCGGGACGCCGGGGTCATCGCCTTCACCGCGCACTCCGTGGTCTTCACCGACGAGGACCCCGCGTGGGTACGGTCGACCCTGGCGGGCATCGAATGTGACGGACTGGCCGCCACGATGAACCCCCGCTTCCTGGCCGCCCTCATGGACCGCACCGGGCGTCGGCACGACACGATCGACCTCATGACGGTCGCCGGTCCGCTGCCGGGGGAGCCGCCGGTCGCGCTGCGGGAACTCGCCGACCGGGACCACCCCCGCGTGGTCCGGGCCCGCGCCCGGCGCGACGACGTCCGCGTGTGGGCCGCCGACGGCGGGGTCGTCGTCCTCGGCCGCGGGATCGCGGGCCGCTGGGAGACCGCGATCGAGGTGGACGAGCACGTACGGCACCGGGGGCTGGGCCGCGCCCTGGCCACCGCCGCCCGCCACCTCGTCCCCGACGGCGCCCCCGTCTGGTCCCAGCAGGCCGCGGGCAACGCCCGTAGCATCCGCGCCTTCCAGGCCGCCGGTTTCCGCCCGGTCGGCTCGGAAGCCCTGCTGATCGCCCGCTGA
- a CDS encoding NUDIX hydrolase: protein MPQLTDTDHTDRTDHATADHAIPEPATSEPETPQPATPQHAAPGERNGPAADTWMSPAAYGASRAALWSGACVLVTDPDGRVLVQTVDYRPDRLLPGGAVDAGEAPSAAAAREVYEELGIRDHFPRGLAVDWIPADAPGFEPEMRFPGEILHVFDGGTWDADRISAIRLPAQEITGVHFAEPADLPGLMHPGDARRALSALRARIDGGGPALLEDGRPTAPGALDRLGVLRTRRTPERGVWCAGPAPADLPVHDRAAWLFAPDGRVLVLIAHATGAARLPGGAPRPAAEPAVAEAEPLGYVREEDGVRIRSAARLRALGPAADPAHARLLATPEQVRDLCDWGPGAADQLTSVHAARARLGLPRPARRPATELPAEGLTW, encoded by the coding sequence ATGCCGCAGCTGACCGACACGGACCACACGGACCGGACGGACCACGCGACCGCGGACCACGCCATCCCGGAACCCGCGACCTCGGAACCCGAGACGCCGCAGCCCGCGACGCCGCAGCACGCGGCCCCGGGGGAGCGGAACGGACCGGCCGCCGACACGTGGATGAGCCCCGCCGCATACGGGGCCTCGCGGGCCGCGCTCTGGAGCGGAGCGTGCGTCCTGGTCACCGACCCCGACGGGCGCGTCCTCGTCCAGACCGTGGACTACCGGCCCGACCGGCTGCTGCCCGGCGGCGCGGTGGACGCGGGGGAGGCGCCCTCCGCGGCGGCCGCCCGTGAGGTGTACGAGGAACTCGGCATCCGGGACCACTTCCCGCGCGGCCTCGCGGTGGACTGGATCCCCGCCGACGCCCCCGGCTTCGAACCGGAGATGCGCTTCCCCGGCGAGATCCTGCACGTCTTCGACGGCGGTACCTGGGACGCGGACCGCATCTCGGCCATCCGGCTGCCCGCCCAGGAGATCACCGGCGTCCACTTCGCCGAACCGGCCGACCTGCCCGGGCTGATGCACCCCGGAGACGCGCGGCGCGCCCTGTCCGCGCTGCGGGCCCGCATCGACGGCGGCGGCCCCGCCCTCCTGGAGGACGGGCGGCCCACCGCGCCGGGCGCGCTCGACCGGCTCGGGGTGCTGCGCACCCGCCGCACCCCGGAGCGGGGGGTCTGGTGCGCGGGGCCCGCCCCGGCCGACCTGCCCGTCCACGACCGGGCGGCCTGGCTGTTCGCCCCCGACGGGCGGGTGCTGGTGCTGATCGCCCACGCCACCGGGGCCGCGCGGCTGCCGGGAGGTGCCCCTCGGCCCGCCGCTGAACCGGCCGTCGCCGAAGCCGAGCCGCTGGGGTACGTGCGCGAGGAGGACGGCGTACGGATCCGCTCGGCAGCCCGGCTCCGCGCGCTCGGCCCGGCCGCCGACCCGGCGCACGCCCGCCTGCTGGCCACCCCCGAACAGGTCCGGGACCTCTGCGACTGGGGCCCCGGCGCGGCGGACCAGCTGACCTCCGTCCACGCGGCCCGCGCCCGTCTCGGCCTGCCCCGGCCCGCGCGCCGCCCCGCCACGGAACTCCCGGCAGAGGGCCTGACCTGGTGA
- a CDS encoding DUF418 domain-containing protein yields the protein MNVTGSLPGADRPSGIDRLSGVDAARGLAVLGMFAVHVGPGARPSGANYLVLAADGRAPAVFTLLAGFSLALAQRRRAGSGGASPTPGGARPLLIRSAVLGALGLCLAALWPGILVILAFFALYFLAAEPFTRLSTKALAVVAGVSVAAGPLLSYVLGPLFGVTASGRGAVPGLADLARGWTGLGEILRALLLTGAYPVVTYLPYVLVGMALGRLCDVHAKAVALRMALWGSAVAAVAYGSAWLATEVLGGRQRLLAAIAAHHPEAMTATDPVRAVLAQQYGAVPSTSWDWLLLASPYSQTPLETLGNAGVGAALIGGLVLLTRERCAARLLRPLTALGAMALSAYVVHALVLAGPAKGAASWAALAAFSGVALAAAWGWQRVWAGSPLRRGPLEHVLRLATAPRARARTGA from the coding sequence ATGAACGTCACCGGCAGCCTGCCCGGAGCCGACAGACCGTCCGGAATCGACAGGCTTTCCGGAGTCGACGCCGCGCGCGGCCTCGCCGTGCTCGGGATGTTCGCGGTGCACGTCGGGCCCGGCGCGCGCCCCTCCGGCGCGAACTACCTGGTCCTCGCCGCGGACGGGCGCGCGCCCGCCGTCTTCACCCTCCTCGCCGGTTTCTCGCTGGCCCTCGCCCAGCGGCGGCGCGCGGGGAGCGGGGGCGCGTCGCCCACCCCCGGAGGGGCGCGTCCGCTGCTGATCCGCTCCGCGGTGCTCGGCGCGCTGGGGCTCTGCCTGGCCGCGCTCTGGCCCGGGATCCTGGTCATCCTGGCCTTCTTCGCGCTCTACTTCCTCGCCGCCGAGCCCTTCACCCGGCTCTCCACGAAGGCGCTCGCCGTGGTCGCGGGCGTGAGCGTGGCGGCCGGCCCGCTACTCTCGTACGTCCTCGGTCCGCTCTTCGGGGTCACGGCCTCGGGCCGCGGCGCGGTGCCCGGCCTTGCCGATCTGGCGCGCGGCTGGACCGGACTCGGCGAGATCCTGCGCGCCCTGCTGCTCACGGGCGCCTACCCGGTGGTCACCTACTTGCCTTACGTGCTCGTCGGCATGGCACTGGGGCGGCTGTGCGACGTCCACGCGAAGGCGGTCGCCCTGCGCATGGCGCTGTGGGGTTCGGCCGTCGCGGCCGTGGCGTACGGCTCCGCGTGGCTGGCCACCGAGGTGCTCGGCGGACGGCAGCGGCTGCTGGCCGCGATCGCCGCGCACCACCCGGAGGCCATGACCGCCACCGATCCGGTACGGGCCGTACTCGCCCAGCAGTACGGGGCCGTCCCCAGCACCTCGTGGGACTGGCTGCTGCTCGCCTCCCCCTACAGCCAGACCCCGCTGGAGACCCTCGGCAACGCGGGCGTCGGCGCCGCGCTCATCGGCGGCCTCGTGCTGCTGACGCGCGAGCGGTGCGCCGCCCGGCTGCTGCGGCCGCTCACCGCGCTGGGCGCGATGGCGCTCAGCGCGTACGTCGTGCACGCACTGGTGCTGGCCGGTCCGGCGAAGGGGGCCGCTTCCTGGGCCGCGCTGGCCGCCTTCTCGGGCGTGGCCCTGGCCGCGGCCTGGGGCTGGCAGCGGGTGTGGGCCGGTTCCCCGCTGCGCCGCGGGCCGTTGGAGCACGTCCTCCGGCTGGCCACCGCTCCGCGCGCCCGCGCCCGCACCGGCGCGTGA